From the Hevea brasiliensis isolate MT/VB/25A 57/8 chromosome 13, ASM3005281v1, whole genome shotgun sequence genome, the window gattttgtactccttcaagttgaaaaattgtggcttcaggatgtggtggagagctttcCACGTATTGCGCAAAAATAGGCATGTTGTGATGATcctcatcaatgctcccaccttggactaagcaattttaaaGAGGGTCTTGTGGCTGACTTTGTccaaatgctcttgaacaatctcatcaataatgtctacccgcaaacaagactcaacttcttcatgtttccttttcatggctggattgatgttgaatatcatttgatcatctcccactctaagtgtcaattgctcaccctttacatcaattaatgcaccagctgttgccaaaaagggtcttcccaataagataggaacttttgtgtcttcttccatatctaaaatgacaaaatccaccggaatgtagaatttcccaaccttgataggcacattttcaagaatgccttccggatacttaattgaacggtcagctaatgaaagatacatgtttgtgggcttcaactctcccatattcaacttctcatatattgaaagtggcattaggctgacgctagctccaaggtcacataaggcatttgccacacaattatcaccaatatgacaagggatggaaaacacacccggatctttgagtttgggaggtaacttcttctgaattatagcactgcattgctctcccaagttgatggtgtcataatcttctagccttctcttgttggaaagaatctccttcaaaaacttggcataacttggcatttgggatagtgcctcagtgaatggcacattgatatacaatttcTTTAGCATTTCAAGGaacttgccaaattgtttgtctagcttgtgcttgatgaatctttgagggtagggaagggtgggcttataaggttcaggtgggatgtatggtttttctccctcatcttgctcacttttgctttcttcttctttttcatttttcttgctctcaactgaattttcttcttttgtgctctctttttcttctctcttgttttcactttcttgaccaacttttttaccacttctcaaggttacagccttacattgttcatgagggttttgtggttggctaggtagtttcccataggaattgcttcctgatgagcttgcttgttgcgccaattgagtctccaacatgcggttgtggacttgtaattgatccatggtttgtctcatgtgttgcatttcttcctccaatttgctattcattttgctttgttcagcaaaaaatttctccatcatgctttccaaggttggcttcggttcatgaggtggaagggattgttgtgatcttgcttgatatccaggtggtggttgtcttgtgggctgaaattgagacTGAAATTGAGGTCTATTCTGCTGCACAtgctgctggttatgagcataatttgagctttggccttgttgagcaaaagttgcttatggtctccatgttgagttgttcatattagaataagaatttcccataggtttctgttgataacctcctgcataagcagcttgttcttgcaaataatcatctccataagaagagtaatcaactccacaactttgagttccatctgtgaaggcaacttgttgcatagttgtaggagttgaggttgttgcctttgtgcaaaaatcactaagaagctgagtcaactggtcaaatcttgcattcatgtagctaactgagtctagttcatagatcccagctttctttggctcaagtgctctaggatttccccataaatgggtattatgagcaatcttttctaatagatcatagcattcttcacttgtcattctcatgaaatctcctcctgcttgtgaatcaattgtgtttcttatggctggagtaactctggtgtagaaattctgaacaatcatccatttgggtatttcatgatgaggacattgcctttcaagctccttaaatctcatccaagattcatacaaagtttcatcatctcttggtttaaaagctaccatcagattcctcaaatgagtggttttcccaggtgggaaaaattgagatagaaaagcttgagatagctgctcccaagtagctataatagcttgtggaagtgagtcataccactccaatgctgaatcccgaagagagaatggaaataaagtGAGTCGAATCacttcatcagaaactccaggctgcctttgtgtgccacatatcattaaaaatttcttcaaatgagaatgaggattttcaagtggggtacctccaaattgtgaattctgaaccatttgaataagaccagtttttaattcaaattgattagctccaataataggtctgttatctctcacatcagtacatctaggaaaagcataatctaacatggatcttctttgaggatcattttgattaacaacagCATTTTGAtcgttttgctcatttcctccattgtctccaccaatagctctattttgattctccatattttctattgtctcctcttgctcaaatatttgttgttcttctttttctgcttcttttcttcttttgtattcctttttgttggctcgacagaatttttcaatttcaggattgaacaacaattcggtgtcgcttgtgcttttcgatcgtctcataaacaagaaaagtacctgaaaaacacaaggaacaatagtgaaaataaaagaaaataaaaattctaatcagcttaaaacaattaaaatccaacttaaaacaaacaattccccggcaacggcgccaaaaacttgataacTGTAtgttgtgtccgcaagtgcacgggtcacagtagtatagttttaaaaattgatatcgatcccacagggaattgtgcttaaattggaaataaaagtataagcaaattagaatgaaaaaaattaaaagatattaaaaataaaatctaaaaattaaaattaagacaaaaattaaagatgtaaaatgaaatttggaattaaaattggtatttgaggaattaaaactaaatcaatcaattaactaaaattaattaaactagattaccaaaaattaatgtggaatttctatttatgaaatttgagaggaattaaatctaaattcaataaaaataaaaataaagtgattatagaaattggatttaaattggatttaaactgaaattgctatttatgagatttggaggatttaaatctaaattcaatgaaaattaaattgattctagagattggattttcaatattgtttgcatgtgatttttccctaatttagccaaacacatgagaattgcaattttgagggaaatcaattcttaaatttttgaaacctttttcaagcatctcaaaattggttttcattaaatcaaaccctgttttcacggtatttcaaatctaacaaaaacccaattaatgctctaattgatttttggaaagttcccctttatcttcttagcttatttctaacaccaagaaaataaagtttattgcaagattatccatccccaatattcacttttcagtccatctattaaggattaaaacttaacttaatgagggcccattcatcaagcaaggaaataaacacacaagcaataaatcaaaatataacaatcttcatttaaatggctaaatcagttcaaaaccacaaaacaaatcaatatttacaaacccatctctagaatctcaatcaactactcacaaatcattgtttaaaaataaacccaaatgaagaaatgaagaaataatggaaatgtaagcttaaaggggtagaaaaacccagcagaTTTGCGTGaggatctctgcagaaaagtgcTGAAACTTGATCCTTCTTTGCTTTGGAAGAAGATCTgaagatgctcctccctttccctctttctatctttctaaaaatgcctcccttgctctctatggaaagaaagtgataaagggcactttatataggcgaggggactgttctagaatgggtaaaaaggggaaggatccagagaaagtgaggtaaaaaggctggagtaacggaaatgccacgtcaacaattttccagtaaaaatgacataagccgagtcagttgtgtcacgggttgtgtcgctctcggcgtggATATTTGACGattgacacaacctgcgacatgagctacttcggttgtgctgcaggttgtgtcgctctcggccattttttttttttttctcaacttcaaaatttttgcaattcgattttaatctcctccaaatggctactctgatcaaaatacatcaaatttctccagatttaacctacaaaacaaataaattctaaaaattaaactaagaaatgtgaaaattataaaattgactaaatatatactaatatctaaaataatagctatgaataagggtaaattatgtgcaaaaattactcctaaatgatgatctaaaatgcatgcatcagtaATCTGAAAAAGTTGTCAATTTTAGAACTCTCTGGCAATCGGTTTACTTATTTTTTGCCTCATAATAATTGCATGAGCGAATCACTTCTGGTTTTGGATGCAAGAGACAACAATTTGAGAGGTCCAATAAGTGCACGAGCTTAGTTACAATTTTTCTTGGTAGTAACCAACTCGACGGAAACCCATTTGAGGACTTTGTTTTCAACTCAAACTTACGACACATGGATCTAACTCGCAACAAATTTTCTGGTCAGATCTCAAGCATTTGGAAATGGAGGTCACAAATAGAGGCCATACGTGTTGCAGGAAACAATATTACTGGCGTGATACCACCTGAGATTGGAAACTTTAAGCAACCACGTGAACTTGATCTTTCTTCAAATCATATATCTGGGAAGATTCCGAATGAACTGGGAGAGTCAACGTCTCTGCTGGAGCTAGCTTTGAATCAAAATCAACTTTCTGGAGCTATACCTTCAGAACTtggatctctgatcaatcttgaGTACATGGACTTGTCCACAAACAGATTGAGCGAGCCAATTCCAGAAGATACTGGTGACTTGGTGAAACTACACTACTTGAATTTGAGCCACAACAAGTTGAACAAAGCAATTCCAAAGCAGCTGGGTGAGTTGGTTCACCTCTCGCAGCTAGATTTGGCTCATAACTTGCTGAAAGGAAATTTTCCTATAGAATTCGCGAAACTTGAGAGCTTGGAGGAACTGATTATCTCTCATAATAATCTCTCTGTTTCATCCCCAACGCTTTTGAAGAAATGCATGTTTTGTGGAATATCGATATATCCTACAACCACTTTCAGGGTCCAATTCCCAATAGCAAAGCTTTTCAACATGCTTCTATAGAAACTCTGCGTGGTAACAAAGGATTGTGCGGCAATTTTAGTGGCTTGGACCCTTGCTCGGGGCAAAAACAAGTCTCGAAGAAGGGCACTAAAATTATGCTTATAATTTTACTCCCTGTTTCAGTAACAGGTGCTCTTTTACGTATGTTGGTTGTTCTGTTCTTCAGGTTCCAAGCAAGGAAGAGAGGTTCAAAGAGAGAAGTTGAAATGAATAGTGAAGGGTTGCTTGCCACATCAATTTTTGATGGAAAAACATTGTACAAGGAAATCATACAAGCAACCAAGAATTTTCATGATATGCACTGCATT encodes:
- the LOC131172015 gene encoding MDIS1-interacting receptor like kinase 2-like, whose product is MDLTRNKFSGQISSIWKWRSQIEAIRVAGNNITGVIPPEIGNFKQPRELDLSSNHISGKIPNELGESTSLLELALNQNQLSGAIPSELGSLINLEYMDLSTNRLSEPIPEDTGDLVKLHYLNLSHNKLNKAIPKQLGELVHLSQLDLAHNLLKGNFPIEFAKLESLEELIISHNNLSGPIPNSKAFQHASIETLRGNKGLCGNFSGLDPCSGQKQVSKKGTKIMLIILLPVSVTGALLRMLVVLFFRFQARKRGSKREVEMNSEGLLATSIFDGKTLYKEIIQATKNFHDMHCIGEGGFGKVYKAELPSGNTLAVKKFHSLNQGETADQKEFLNEIRALTEIRHRNIVKFYDFCSHLRHSFLVYEYLQMGNLDNVLSNDEAARELDWNKRLNVIKGVANALSYMHHECLPPIIHRDISSKNVLLDSEFEAQVSDFGIAKLLNLDSSNQSMLAGTYGYIAPELAYTMKVTEKCNVYSFGVLALEIINRKHPSDLISRISSQSADTEVEMNNMLDQRLSPPTDEVEDKLAFTVTLAFSCIRMNPQSRPAMQFVSQLLSN